A window of Glycine soja cultivar W05 chromosome 13, ASM419377v2, whole genome shotgun sequence genomic DNA:
atttaaaaaaaaattgaaattagtcACATTGATTAACGAGTCAATTTATTAGtcatattgataaatttaatttattaaaaacaatttaaaaatatacaattaacaGTTGAAATTAAACACGACgactaaaattgtaaaattttaaaaatttggagaCGGAATGTCTTaattaaagaatgaaaaatgaaaacgtggattttaaaaattgaaaattgtattttagaaaggaaaaaaataacaaaagttgACTTTTGTGTATTGAGCTCAGCGGCAATCATTCAATGATAATCATGATCATGAGTCTTCAAGCCCAAAAATTTGACCACAGTGTGAATCAACCCATCCATCCATACTACCAAGAGTCATCATCTCAACGGCAACAATTTAAGCTTTACATTCCATTCCACTCCCCTTCAAAATGGTTCCTTTTCCCTGTCTACCATGCTTCACCACAAAATCCAACACCACAAACCACTTCACCCCAATAGAACAACTCTGCCACCGCTTCTCTCTTGCACAGCTTCAAGCAGCCACAAACGGGTTCAACCCAAGTTTATTTCTTGGTGGAGAAGGCCCATGTCAGGTCTACAAAGCCCACCTCAAAGCCCATGGAGACGTTGTCATCAAGCGCTTCAAGACTAGAAGCCCAGCTGGGGAAATAGAATTCAGGGCCGAAGTCAAGATTCTGTGTCAACTACACCACCCAAACATTGTTCCTTTGATTGGTTTCTGTGAGCACAAAAATGACAAGTTCGTTGTGTTTAATTATGTCCCTAATGGAAGCCTCTATGATTCCTTGCATGGCACCAACAATAACAATGTTCTTGTTCCCTTGTCATGGAAACAAAGACTTCACATCTGCATTGGTGTGGCTCGTGGACTACACTACATTCATTTTGGAACCAAGATACCTATCATGCATCGTGCAGTGACATCAAGCAACATTCTTTTGGACCATAATTTGGTGCCTAAAGTTGCAGATTTTGGACTCTGCAAGAAGCAACCCGAAGGCAAAGGGGAGTCTAGGCCAAAACCACCAAGAGTTGAGTTGAGGGAGAACTTGGAGCTTAGTTTGGAATATTTAGAGCCAGAGTATAGAATTACTGGAAGGTTATCACATAAATCTGATGTGTACTCTTTTGGGGTGGTTATGTTGGAGATTTTGTGCAGGAAGGAAGCGTGTTTTTCGACCCCGGGTAGAGACTGTTGTGAGTATCTTGTCAAATGGGCCTTTGATGATGAAAGGAAGGGGGTTCCTGAGAAGATTGTTGATCCATCTCTCATTGGAAAAATAGCACCTGCTTGTTGGGAAATGTTCATTGAGATCGTTCAGAGATGTCTGGCTTCAGTTGAAGAGAGGCCAAGGATGGGTGAAGTGGAGGTGGTTCTTGAAAATGCATTGCTGTTGCAAGAGAGAGCAGATGCTGTGAAGGAGCTAGTGTGATAAGCTCAGAACTGGGATCATATATAAATGTTGTAATAGCTAAGTGTCAATGGAATTGTGGAAGGGAAacataagcaaaaataattaaatgttatgCTACAAATAAAGCTCTTCAGTTCCCAATTTCCCACATTTTAAGTGTTACTGTGCTACAAGTAAATTGTCTGTACTTGGAGCAAGTGCTCTAGTTATGACAGTGTAAAATGTGAAAGTAAAAAGTTCTTCTGAAACTAGTTAGCAGCACACAAATGATCATATAGATCATATCGCTTGATCCAATTTACACCGTCTTCTAATTCCTTAACATTTCATACAGCCAGCTCTCTGATTGTAATAAACTTTAATTACTAGATTTGTCTCCTCGCTCACAACTTTCTTCAATTTTCCCTTATTTTACCAATAGTGATGACTAATCAGCAACAAAAAGGCAATGATTCTAAGGATTTTGTCTAATCGAAGTTCCATTAAAACACAGAGGAAAACGTACACAGTACATTAAGGAAATGCAGGCCTAAAACAACAGTTCAAGGAAATCCAAATGAGACATTGTAGATAACAAAAGATAACTTCGTACAGAGGAATTAGAACCAGTAAACAAAACATGCATCTCCCAAAGGGTACGGACAAAACAGAATCACTAGATGCCTGCATATACGATGGAACCAATTTTCGTGAcatgaaaaaaaactaatgctcacaattttcatttattcatcccatttaaactttaaaaggaTTCATGTCCTCCAACAAAAAGGGTACTAAAAGCTTCCATCTCACGTTGACATAACATCAAACCAATCTCAATTCCTCCACTGTTATCCCTACTTTCACTAAGAGAAAACGCTCCCGTTCCATCTATGGAAGTCATGTCCACTTTCTTTGGCCTTCCCCAACCAAAATCAGTGCCATAAACCTCAAACAATGGCGATCCAGCAATACTGAACAATCGAAGCACACTCTCCCCTCTTTCAAGCATTAACGAAACCCAAGTTTCTGCTCCACTCAGCACTCCCTCACCCTTCACTATATTCAAAGCCTCACTTATCCCTTCCAAAGCACTGATAAAACCATCGCTTATTCCAACCAAGTTCTTTGTCACAGCCACAACCTTTTGCCCCGCGACGCAGTTCCCAAAATACGTTGCAGGAATCGGAGGATTCAAGCGGGATCTACAGTCCACAGAAAATACgaaacccacatcatcttcctctgGTTGTTTTGCTTTGACCAAGCAAGTCAACACATAAGCACACGTAACAGCAAACGTCGAAAACGAAAAGTCCTTCGTTTTCATAAGCTTAGACTTTGCATGTTGCTTTAGCTTCTGAATTTGTGAAGGTGTTAACTCAAATACACCTTTGCATCCATCACTCGGTATTTCGGTGAAGGATTCCCACACCTTGAGGCTTCGATTGTTTGGTCCGCTACTCTCCTGCCACGCGTCCACGTAGGCTTCAGCAATTCCAGAAGGGTCTCTTATCACTGATCTGTCAAAGAACGGTGTGAGATGCTGAGGTAATAAAAATAACGGTGTGTTGTTGTTTTGAATTAGGTTGGAGCATGTATAAGCCCATGATTTGATGAACATGGTTGAAGATTTTCCGTCGAAAGCTGCATGGTGTGTGGTTATTCCAATGCAAAAACCAGCGTTTGGGAACACTGTTACTTGAAGTGCCAACACAGACGCTTTGTCATGGGAAGCGGTCAAGTGGGGTATCAAACGGTGTCGTTGCGATGCTTCACACAGACGAGAAGTGAGGTTGTTGAAGTTTTGGTTGGATTCGGCGACAGTGAATGAAACGGCGTCGCCGGGGGTGTAGTTGATGATGGGTTTGGGAGAGTGAGAGGGCCATGTGAGGGTGCCAGCGAAAGGGAGGAAGTGATGGAGAGTGAGGGAGAGAGAGTGTTGGAGAGTGGGGAGAAGGGAGTGAAGAAATGAAGAGGTGGGGTGTGGGAAGGAGTAGAAGAAGAGACGCTCAACAGGTGGGAAGCGTAGCCACAAGAGGTCGAAGAAGGTTAGTGTGAGAGAGGTTGGAACAACGACGGTGGAAAGGGATGGTTCTTGAAGCGGTGCCACTGAACAAACTTGAATTACTTTCAAAggtgttgctgctgctgctggtTGCGTCGTCATGCCTTAGACTTAGGAAGGGTTGCTAGTGTTGAAGACTTATATAgttgtattatatttatatcgGTGGCGTGGGTTAAAAATATGACTTTGAAAAATTAGCCTCATAAACTCGTTTTATCTTCAAAATTTTACAGGCCCGGCCTTTGTTTAGTTCACTGAACCAaacaaaattaagttatttcTTCTGAAGCCTCTATTTTGAATATATCAACTTTAACAgtagtatttaaaattatgagatgttattagtctcttatttatttttattttttagttataagacatatttgattaatttaaatttattacaaaatttaattattgagtTTAATAATCTTATGTGGATGGTATCATCTAATCacaaatcattattaatatatattttttaaaataattttaataaaaattaataaatttatcacaagataataaatcataatagtattacatattttttcttagttattatcattaaatgttttaagttatactatttaatttaggtattttaataaaaaaatataataaatatgtaaaagatataaaataaaattttataataatggaaaagaaaatttgttatttttgttctctCTGCTTTTTCTGTTGTGTTTCAGCGTTTTGATTTTTTCACTGCGATAAGTTGGTATATGGTCAGAGATTGATTACGTGACCCCAAGTAAATTTGATGTGACATTGAAGCATCATAAACTTGACAGACACTGTGTTGGAGGTTTCTACTTTCTGCTGCTGTGCTTCTggggcacgaattttatgaaCAGGCTCTAGGTGGGGTGTATTATCGAGGCACATTAAGGGTGTCGTTATTGATCGGAATGCCTTTTGATACCGGTCCTtataattctttaaaattttaaaattattattctccgAAAAATATTATGGCAAAGGAGTGTGAATATTTTGCACAACCGAATCTTGGAGTAGAAATACATTGTCATAATGTtttctaagaagaaaaaaaattcatataaaaaacatgattatgATTCTGTTATACAAGGAGATAAAAACATGTTAGTATTATAGAagtatgattttattatataatatgtataatgaaaatcacattattatttagattttattcttaaaaaataaaaatgtataataaaattttgttgtatattttttttctatgaaaaaaatgttaaatgaaaGTGTGATTCTATTGTACAACCAACTCATACTTTTGTTTGGtattttctcataattttaaaaagcctatatatattaataaataaaaaatatcttaatttatatataattttttatttccttacagaaaattatataaaatattattgacaattatatttttaaatttaatttatcaaataaataatttatttaattatttataaactcATGCTTATTAAACTCACGCAATAAGCAGTGTTTGTCTAGTTTATATTAAGGTGAGAGTGAAAGATGataaagaagaaagatggaacATTTAATGATTATTAGAGAGGAGAGAGGAGTGTTAGAAAACTTAATGTTGGTGagagaaatgaattttttaaaacccaATAGTAaagtattataatatttttaaattaattttattacaacaacaaaattcattgagtttgtttttcttccaaattttattatgtaataattaaGAGTGTGAGTAAATTAGTAATTCCCATATTtagcatatatatatgtatatataatatttaatacattatatattataaataaatttgattgtccaataacattaaataaaatgatgatTAAATATAACATGTAGTCAATATGATTGTCAAATTATTAATGAGAAATTAagagataaattatttaatatattatattaatataaatagaaatttCGATATTTCAAAATATGATTATGGACTAATTCttctaaacaataaaaaaaataagaaatttattaatatgttaaatacgtcaattattatattgtatataACAATTGACTATtcaataatattaatactatatttattaaatgtaatatttaGTGAAAATACATGTTTTATCAAATACTATTCAATTGAATATTAACGGCTGCTTTgggaaaaattatgataaacttTGTAAGCGTTGCATTTTTTTAGGACATATTTTACAGTATGACATATGCACATTCTCTTTAGAGGGAAAAAGGGTGGGGAACAAATTCAGGTGTCAT
This region includes:
- the LOC114382587 gene encoding phenolic glucoside malonyltransferase 1-like, with the protein product MTTQPAAAATPLKVIQVCSVAPLQEPSLSTVVVPTSLTLTFFDLLWLRFPPVERLFFYSFPHPTSSFLHSLLPTLQHSLSLTLHHFLPFAGTLTWPSHSPKPIINYTPGDAVSFTVAESNQNFNNLTSRLCEASQRHRLIPHLTASHDKASVLALQVTVFPNAGFCIGITTHHAAFDGKSSTMFIKSWAYTCSNLIQNNNTPLFLLPQHLTPFFDRSVIRDPSGIAEAYVDAWQESSGPNNRSLKVWESFTEIPSDGCKGVFELTPSQIQKLKQHAKSKLMKTKDFSFSTFAVTCAYVLTCLVKAKQPEEDDVGFVFSVDCRSRLNPPIPATYFGNCVAGQKVVAVTKNLVGISDGFISALEGISEALNIVKGEGVLSGAETWVSLMLERGESVLRLFSIAGSPLFEVYGTDFGWGRPKKVDMTSIDGTGAFSLSESRDNSGGIEIGLMLCQREMEAFSTLFVGGHESF
- the LOC114381617 gene encoding probable receptor-like protein kinase At5g59700, whose translation is MVPFPCLPCFTTKSNTTNHFTPIEQLCHRFSLAQLQAATNGFNPSLFLGGEGPCQVYKAHLKAHGDVVIKRFKTRSPAGEIEFRAEVKILCQLHHPNIVPLIGFCEHKNDKFVVFNYVPNGSLYDSLHGTNNNNVLVPLSWKQRLHICIGVARGLHYIHFGTKIPIMHRAVTSSNILLDHNLVPKVADFGLCKKQPEGKGESRPKPPRVELRENLELSLEYLEPEYRITGRLSHKSDVYSFGVVMLEILCRKEACFSTPGRDCCEYLVKWAFDDERKGVPEKIVDPSLIGKIAPACWEMFIEIVQRCLASVEERPRMGEVEVVLENALLLQERADAVKELV